From a single Rutidosis leptorrhynchoides isolate AG116_Rl617_1_P2 chromosome 5, CSIRO_AGI_Rlap_v1, whole genome shotgun sequence genomic region:
- the LOC139850602 gene encoding uncharacterized protein, with product MGSIGYGDLMKKAMWLYPRFMGFNPSERWGHSACFSNGFLYIFGGCCGGSHFSDVLVLNLETMTWTNLATTGFGPGPRDSHSAVIVSRMMIVFGGTNGTKKVNDVHILDLSTREWTRPNCKGVAPMPRESHTATMVGNDRMVIFGGSGEGDANYLNDLHILDLNTMRWSSPEPNGDLPVPRDSHIAVTIDNKILVYGGDCGDRYRGDVDVFNVDTLTWSRFVVHGPSPGVRAGHAAVTIGTKVYMIGGVGDKQYYNDVWVLDTISCFWTQLEVLGQQPQGRFSHTAIVADCYIAIYGGCGEDEKPLNEILILQLGSDHQKDRYKNCMHTMFVNQCNHEKRPYLNGHQTDMKQPSPFSSGPIHTKRRKMSNSKASELIEESEPEEHSLSISQHSSPSHSDQDRTLVKKPSNSSPQVLPLFENQKQISGTQSNPITILSRAPQDPHFIQEQSNHHKHHQNGHTSRSEHRHFEPLRVQNLIGAEVHGKVDGSFDSGYLMTATVNGRIFRGVLFPPGPEVVTRGALRGHNRRSPISHVPQRNLHTTRAFIRHSNHNAPLSNAPESSQGYLPDHNHVKRASPVARSLTSARSVPSISSGREQLKAQNHELHGVVLTLGGPGSGHSGL from the exons ATGGGGTCTATAGGATATGGTGATTTGATGAAGAAAGCAATGTGGTTATACCCAAGATTCATGGGTTTTAACCCTTCTGAAAGATGGGGGCATTCTGCTTGTTTCTCTAATGGCTTCCTCTATATTTTTGgt GGATGCTGTGGTGGCTCACATTTCAGTGATGTTCTTGTGCTAAACCTCGAAACCATGACTTGGACCAACCTCGCAACCACAGGTTTCGGCCCTGGTCCAAGAGATAGTCATAGTGCGGTTATTGTTAGTCGCATGATGATTGTTTTTGGGGGAACAAATGGGACCAAAAAAGTCAACGACGTTCACATTTTAGATCTCTCGACTCGTGAATGGACACGTCCAAATTGTAAAGGAGTTGCTCCGATGCCTCGTGAGAGTCATACAGCCACCATGGTTGGTAACGACCGAATGGTAATTTTTGGTGGTAGTGGAGAAGGCGATGCGAATTATTTGAATGATTTGCATATTTTGGATCTTAATACCATGAGGTGGAGCTCACCCGAACCGAATGGTGATCTTCCTGTGCCTAGGGATAGTCACATTGCGGTTACCATAGATAATAAAATTCTTGTGTATGGTGGAGATTGTGGGGATCGGTATCGTGGTGATGTTGACGTTTTTAATGTCGATACGTTGACTTGGTCAAGG TTCGTTGTTCATGGTCCATCGCCTGGGGTTAGAGCAGGACATGCTGCGGTCACTATTGGGACCAAG GTTTACATGATCGGTGGCGTTGGTGACAAGCAGTACTATAATGATGTTTGGGTACTTGATACCATCTCGTGTTTTTGGACCCAGCTAGAGGTACTGGGACAACAGCCACAAGGGCGTTTTTCACACACGGCTATTGTTGCAGATTGTTACATAGCCATTTACGGAGG ATGTGGCGAGGACGAGAAACCACTGAATGAGATACTCATCTTGCAGCTTGGATCGGACCATCAAAAAGACAGATACAAAAACTGCATGCACACAATGTTTGTAAATCAATGTAACCATGAAAAACGGCCCTATTTAAATGGACATCAAACCGACATGAAACAGCCGTCACCATTCAGTTCAG GTCCAATACACACGAAGAGAAGAAAAATGTCGAATTCAAAAGCTTCTGAATTGATTGAAGAATCAGAACCCGAAGAACATTCACTTTCTATTTCACAACATTCATCTCCTTCTCACTCTGATCAAGACCGAACACTCGTCAAGAAACCTTCTAACTCGTCCCCACAAGTTTTACCTTTGTTTGAAAATCAAAAACAAATTTCGGGTACACAATCAAATCCTATAACTATTCTCAGTCGGGCCCCACAAGATCCTCATTTCATTCAAGAACAATCCAATCACCATAAACACCATCAAAATGGACATACAAGTCGATCCGAACATAGACACTTTGAGCCATTGCGTGTTCAAAACCTG ATTGGTGCAGAAGTTCATGGAAAAGTTGATGGATCGTTTGACTCTGGGTATTTAATGACAGCAACGGTTAATGGACGAATATTTAGAGGAGTCTTGTTCCCTCCG GGTCCTGAAGTTGTTACAAGAGGAGCTTTACGCGGACATAATCGCAGATCACCTATAAGTCATGTTCCTCAAAGAAACCTTCATACAACGCGGGCTTTCATTAGGCACTCGAACCATAATGCACCATTATCTAATGCTCCAGAATCAAGTCAAGGTTACCTACCAGATCATAATCATGTCAAAAGAGCTTCACCGGTGGCTAGATCACTTACATCGGCTAGATCAGTTCCGTCTATATCGTCAGGAAGGGAGCAACTGAAGGCTCAGAATCATGAACTACATGGTGTGGTTCTAACACTGGGTGGTCCGGGGAGTGGGCACAGTGGCTTGTAG